Genomic window (Tetrapisispora phaffii CBS 4417 chromosome 15, complete genome):
aatctTTTGATGATAACGATGAAgactttttctttaatgaaaattttatcaaacctcagttttcaaataatcCAAATCTTATTAAAAACAGAATAAGAAGCCCAACACGAATTAGCATATCACCTTCTCAATATGACATTGTACAGGATGAAACATTATTAACACCAAGTCTCAAAAAGAGACAAAAAGAATGGAATAATAGAAGtgaacaattaaaaacttTCAAAGAATATGGAGTTAACCAAAGAGAGCAAAATAGAGTAAAGTTCCCAAATGCTGTTAATAGAATTAAAACGATAAAGCAAGAAATCGATCATAACACACCCATTAAAAAGGGTAAAATGTATTACAACCCTAAGACTTTGAACTGGGAAGGTAATGACAAGATCTTAGATAAGTTCCAAGTTATTAAGgataatgaaaagaaaagacCTATTTTAATAAGAAGCAAATCACCTGATAAGAcaactaaaaataaagtaaGTTCTGTGAATATCAATAATGACAATCCTCGAATAGTAGGGAAAATGATGTTTGATGAAGCGAATTTACGGTGGGTTAGTTTGAATGAATATGAGAATGACccatttcaaaatattccTGACTTTAAAATCCCACCAAAGAGTTACAGCAATAACAATGGAATCAATGGCAGTACGCTATCTTtgagaaagaaagaaagcATTGCTAACTTATCCCCATTTTTAAGGTCTCAAAGCCATCGAGTAGAGACATCTAATAACGCTGAGAAGATGAGTAGGTTCTATTCCGCTGGGACTTATAGTAGTCATTTTAGTAGTGAAGAACTTTCTGCATTTCAAATAAGTAGTAAGATAATTGAGAAATTTTATCACGAGGAAAATAAGTGggttaatgaaattaatggGTGGATGACATTGAATAAGAATGCAGAGTCTGATTTGGAATCGCATTTAGATGTTACGCaagaattgaatattaataagaataaatatatgtacGAGATTCGTAATATGGTATTGAATTCATCTCGAGGATAATGTAAATTGGacaatttgaaattttatgaaaaaGTATAGTGAAAAagtcattaaaatatataaatatggaTTCGTACATAagttataatataaaatggATTTGATGAGATAAGTAATTTAAATCAccttaatttttttaattataattgtaataaatgGTTTCATTTAGTtggtaaatttttttggatttttaaaagttctattcgatatttttttgttgaagGTGGGAGGATAGTggtttatatttaatttgcaattttctaatttgaatttgtgTTAAAATTagttattaatttaatgcATTCTGAGGTTTTTTaaacattttataatatttatattttttttaaggacaatttttataattctCATTAGCATTAAACAATTTGGAGTTATGAATCATATTTAAGACATAAAGAATAAGATAAAAAGAGATTGACAGAGAGATGCattgtaaatatatctataatCAATTCtatttctctttcttttcttctttggtGTCTGGTTTCGTTGGAGCTGGTAGACCATCGATAATTGCTTCTGGCTCAACACTCTTCCTATCTAATACCAATTGTCTTAATTTAGGAGAGACTTCATAAAGACCGAACCTTCtaaatcttctaatttcGTTATTCATTTTACCTATATCACCTTCACATAAGTCtatgttttcttttaaatttttctctAATTCGATGTAATATTCTTCACTTAAGAcgaattttttcttttcttccATAGTTTTGA
Coding sequences:
- the BFA1 gene encoding Bfa1p (similar to Saccharomyces cerevisiae BFA1 (YJR053W); ancestral locus Anc_1.494), yielding MSIRPVNFDELPDMSFEDIDTTLNKVDVHKSYSKKTNKKKLEIKSKGELSPVHKNKHLNGITTPSLTASSEGTTFSNHDRKFSIDSKTDDDNFDGISDKIKIDNEFFNDFEEFQNAKDGFDEALKIHFKLDNSSPVIDDNDDVDEEDEEYANDDYGNGDDNCNKNDMYGVMGRDSRNTEMDILSSRFDKALNWNSQDTNLNNNRQLRKPSSMMELKPYGLTRYHRTNSKETNRHNLQGSKSSSNLRARKNGTMQIKKSMPSLDSRYRLSDTYNNEEAYPSKGYTHNVGLDRKTFNSNFETNQRLSTFEEESFDDNDEDFFFNENFIKPQFSNNPNLIKNRIRSPTRISISPSQYDIVQDETLLTPSLKKRQKEWNNRSEQLKTFKEYGVNQREQNRVKFPNAVNRIKTIKQEIDHNTPIKKGKMYYNPKTLNWEGNDKILDKFQVIKDNEKKRPILIRSKSPDKTTKNKVSSVNINNDNPRIVGKMMFDEANLRWVSLNEYENDPFQNIPDFKIPPKSYSNNNGINGSTLSLRKKESIANLSPFLRSQSHRVETSNNAEKMSRFYSAGTYSSHFSSEELSAFQISSKIIEKFYHEENKWVNEINGWMTLNKNAESDLESHLDVTQELNINKNKYMYEIRNMVLNSSRG